One part of the Enterococcus sp. DIV1094 genome encodes these proteins:
- a CDS encoding GNAT family N-acetyltransferase yields MSIKQMEYTKNKELTLSELESYTKKIVPELEQEYQQISFVYESEGVVLGRIVGFIHWDHLQIELFYVSNNTQGQGIGTKLLNHVESIAKQQNKSYIFLETMSFNAPKFYEKHGYEVVGKIVNSPMENQIRFFYKKDIYI; encoded by the coding sequence ATGTCAATTAAACAAATGGAGTATACAAAAAACAAAGAATTAACTTTATCTGAATTAGAGTCATATACAAAGAAAATTGTCCCTGAATTAGAGCAAGAATATCAACAAATTAGCTTTGTTTACGAATCAGAAGGTGTTGTTTTGGGTAGAATTGTTGGTTTTATCCACTGGGATCATCTACAAATTGAACTTTTCTATGTTTCCAATAATACTCAAGGGCAAGGGATAGGTACAAAACTACTAAATCATGTGGAGTCTATCGCTAAGCAACAGAACAAATCTTATATTTTCTTAGAAACAATGAGTTTTAATGCACCAAAATTTTATGAAAAACATGGTTATGAAGTAGTTGGCAAAATTGTTAATTCACCTATGGAAAACCAGATTAGATTTTTCTATAAAAAAGATATTTATATATGA
- a CDS encoding YopX family protein, whose amino-acid sequence MQDVLAFDTRGHSFLGIEGPHVTVDDWCDVFEVGEQAELMQSTGLKDKNGVETFERDIIKNSNGLTGYVTYLQQEAGFVVVLKKSDYRLGHRNTGESYAEATNHEVIGNIYENGELSKQ is encoded by the coding sequence ATGCAAGATGTTTTAGCATTTGATACACGAGGGCATAGTTTCCTAGGGATTGAAGGTCCTCATGTTACCGTGGACGACTGGTGCGATGTTTTTGAGGTTGGTGAACAAGCTGAACTCATGCAATCCACAGGACTAAAAGACAAGAACGGTGTAGAGACTTTTGAGAGGGATATTATAAAAAACTCAAATGGATTAACCGGCTATGTAACTTATCTGCAACAAGAAGCTGGCTTTGTAGTTGTATTAAAGAAAAGTGATTACAGATTAGGTCATAGAAATACTGGGGAATCATATGCAGAAGCAACTAACCACGAAGTTATCGGAAATATATACGAGAATGGTGAATTATCGAAGCAATAG
- a CDS encoding MazG-like family protein encodes MNELTMNIEKWAKNKGLDQAQPEKQMLKVIEELGEVGASMARGNLEAVKDGIGDTLVTLIILAMQHGLTAEECLEQAWGEIKGRTGQMIDGVFVKSSDLEDSK; translated from the coding sequence ATGAACGAGCTGACAATGAATATTGAGAAATGGGCTAAAAATAAAGGTTTGGATCAGGCACAACCAGAGAAACAGATGTTGAAGGTAATTGAGGAACTTGGAGAGGTCGGCGCTAGCATGGCTCGTGGCAATTTAGAAGCCGTAAAAGATGGTATCGGAGACACGCTTGTTACTCTTATCATTTTAGCTATGCAACATGGGTTGACTGCTGAAGAGTGCTTAGAACAGGCATGGGGAGAAATCAAAGGACGTACTGGGCAAATGATTGATGGGGTGTTTGTGAAGTCTAGTGATCTGGAGGACAGCAAATGA
- a CDS encoding helix-turn-helix domain-containing protein, with protein MDHRGYYAIIPANVRYDDSLIPSAKLLYGEITALCNEKGYCWASNEYFANQYKVSKPTIQNWLKSLEEKGYIYREVKYKEGSKEIEARYIRILGGGHQENLAGGHQEIYQDNNTSINNTFNNTKEYIRELPPSKKSKAKPIRHKYGEYKNVLLSDDQMEKLKTEFPNDYQEKIERLSEYCESAGKTYKNYLATIRSWARKEKSEPKKINSSYKRTGRRETLPEWAIDQEAYQKKKALERSNKPRWDEA; from the coding sequence GTGGATCACAGAGGATATTACGCTATCATACCTGCAAATGTTAGATATGACGATTCATTGATACCTAGTGCAAAACTTCTTTATGGAGAAATCACAGCTTTGTGTAATGAAAAAGGTTATTGCTGGGCTAGTAATGAATACTTTGCCAATCAATACAAAGTAAGTAAGCCAACAATTCAGAATTGGCTAAAGTCACTTGAAGAAAAAGGCTATATCTACCGAGAAGTTAAGTACAAAGAGGGTAGTAAAGAAATCGAGGCTAGGTATATAAGAATTCTTGGTGGGGGTCACCAAGAAAATTTGGCGGGGGGTCATCAAGAAATCTATCAAGATAATAATACATCTATTAATAATACATTTAATAATACAAAAGAATATATAAGAGAGTTACCGCCTTCGAAAAAATCGAAGGCTAAGCCCATCCGTCATAAATACGGGGAATATAAAAATGTTCTCTTGTCAGATGACCAAATGGAGAAACTCAAAACAGAATTCCCTAATGATTATCAAGAAAAGATTGAACGGTTATCCGAGTATTGTGAATCAGCTGGTAAAACTTATAAAAATTACTTGGCCACTATTCGAAGCTGGGCAAGGAAAGAAAAAAGTGAGCCTAAGAAGATTAATAGTAGCTACAAGCGCACAGGAAGACGAGAGACACTTCCTGAATGGGCAATCGACCAAGAAGCCTATCAAAAGAAAAAAGCGCTAGAACGATCAAATAAGCCCCGATGGGATGAAGCGTAA
- a CDS encoding putative HNHc nuclease, with protein MFNSLIDSYSAVLRKFNRKDIAATINEEVNIERLKTMYEGYEGDRIIEIRFIDPRRFTIQQRNFIYVLIGDIFIDTGTPTDFWKEFFYFRFEGVTGRKISLKDDSSTTVSDANILANIIIDFIFEHHIPFKEGYEILPANQEYYFYKCITKRVCCICGRTGADIDHFDKALGRRKRKKIDHSEYTYAGLCRIHHTEKHQIGVTNFKNKYQIKGIKLNQETIKKLNIGG; from the coding sequence GTGTTTAATTCATTAATCGATTCCTATTCAGCAGTTCTTAGAAAGTTCAATAGAAAAGACATTGCCGCAACAATCAACGAAGAAGTAAACATTGAACGACTTAAAACGATGTACGAAGGCTATGAAGGTGATCGGATCATTGAAATTCGCTTTATTGATCCACGTCGCTTCACGATCCAACAAAGAAATTTCATCTATGTGCTCATAGGGGATATATTCATCGATACGGGCACACCAACGGACTTCTGGAAGGAATTCTTCTATTTCCGTTTTGAAGGTGTCACAGGGCGCAAAATAAGCCTGAAAGATGATTCTAGTACAACCGTGAGCGATGCGAATATCTTAGCGAACATCATTATAGATTTTATTTTTGAACATCATATTCCATTCAAAGAAGGCTATGAAATCTTACCAGCGAATCAAGAATACTACTTCTACAAGTGTATTACGAAAAGAGTCTGTTGTATTTGTGGAAGAACAGGAGCTGACATTGATCACTTCGATAAAGCATTGGGTAGACGAAAACGTAAAAAAATTGATCATTCAGAATACACTTACGCAGGACTTTGCAGAATACACCACACAGAAAAACATCAAATCGGTGTAACTAATTTTAAAAATAAGTACCAAATCAAAGGGATTAAGTTAAATCAAGAAACGATCAAAAAGTTAAATATTGGAGGATAA
- a CDS encoding DUF1071 domain-containing protein, translating into MSEAKNITNFEKLSSKKLDKVLKKKGQFDYLSWARAWEIMKKSDPKSRVTINEYKHFSVVSGTHQDFLVEEFKPYLLDETGVYVSVSVTIHGITETELFPVTDYTNKAVIKPNATQINNALKRCFVKALALHGLGLYVYQGEDIPAPQRIDIKKLNMLEEILGIFNEEMGEDMTPMLIDFVNEQTAKLGLIADNVESLEQLSYEQCGLLERAIAKKRNELNKKK; encoded by the coding sequence ATGAGTGAAGCAAAAAATATCACGAATTTTGAAAAACTATCAAGTAAAAAGTTAGATAAAGTTTTAAAAAAGAAAGGACAGTTTGATTATTTATCGTGGGCACGCGCTTGGGAGATCATGAAAAAAAGTGATCCAAAATCAAGAGTAACGATTAACGAATATAAACACTTTAGTGTTGTTTCAGGAACCCATCAAGATTTTCTTGTGGAAGAGTTTAAACCCTATTTATTAGATGAAACGGGTGTCTATGTTTCGGTGTCTGTAACGATCCATGGAATCACAGAAACTGAGCTTTTTCCAGTAACTGATTATACGAACAAAGCGGTCATAAAACCAAATGCTACTCAGATAAATAATGCACTTAAACGATGTTTTGTTAAGGCCTTAGCGTTACATGGTTTAGGATTGTATGTCTATCAAGGCGAGGATATACCTGCACCACAGAGAATCGACATAAAAAAATTAAATATGTTGGAAGAAATCCTAGGGATATTCAACGAAGAAATGGGAGAAGATATGACTCCGATGTTAATTGATTTTGTAAACGAGCAGACTGCGAAACTAGGGCTGATTGCTGACAATGTGGAAAGTCTTGAACAGTTATCTTATGAACAATGTGGGCTGTTGGAAAGAGCAATTGCTAAAAAACGAAATGAATTAAACAAGAAGAAGTGA
- a CDS encoding phage antirepressor — translation MNQPQIFNFEQNEVRTVLANDEPYFVGKDVATALGFKDSNNALKQHVENEDKIIGCQNTTPSFKDKLGRNQYPTLINESGVYDLIFGSNLPSAKKFKRWVTSEVLPAIRKHGIYATDELLNNPDLLIGVATKLKEERALRLVAEQRVNELQPKAEYYDNILKNKSLMTISIIAKNYGMSATKMNNLLHDLGVQYRQGNAWLLYRKHQDKGYTHTEMIPVQGSENLKPSTKWTQQGHIFIYQLLKDNGILPLIEQKQLA, via the coding sequence ATGAATCAACCACAAATTTTTAATTTCGAACAAAACGAGGTTCGAACGGTTTTAGCAAATGATGAACCATACTTTGTAGGGAAAGATGTTGCAACAGCGTTAGGGTTTAAAGATTCGAATAACGCTTTAAAACAACACGTTGAAAATGAAGACAAAATCATAGGGTGCCAAAACACCACCCCATCTTTTAAAGATAAATTAGGAAGGAACCAGTATCCAACTTTAATAAACGAAAGTGGAGTTTATGATTTGATTTTTGGTAGCAACTTGCCGTCAGCAAAAAAGTTCAAACGCTGGGTGACAAGCGAAGTCCTACCAGCAATCCGTAAACACGGTATTTATGCAACAGATGAGTTGCTAAATAACCCAGATTTACTTATCGGAGTAGCAACCAAACTTAAAGAGGAACGTGCTTTACGATTAGTCGCTGAACAACGGGTAAATGAGTTACAACCCAAAGCGGAGTACTATGACAACATTTTAAAAAACAAAAGCCTTATGACAATCAGTATCATAGCTAAAAATTACGGCATGAGCGCAACCAAGATGAACAATCTATTGCATGATTTAGGTGTTCAGTACCGTCAAGGTAATGCTTGGTTACTTTATCGCAAACACCAAGACAAGGGCTACACACATACCGAGATGATCCCAGTACAAGGTAGCGAGAATTTGAAACCTAGTACTAAGTGGACACAACAAGGTCATATTTTTATCTATCAACTTTTGAAGGATAACGGAATACTTCCTTTAATCGAACAAAAACAACTCGCATAG
- a CDS encoding DUF771 domain-containing protein yields the protein MFPQQKQSVTVDIQVNDAYWKEYADTYLKELFEQYLRPQFLTIADMEKITRRKRAWIMEYIVDDPYVRKNKLAKKDTDGKWLFDAENIRPFLKRLFDDLPDY from the coding sequence ATGTTTCCACAACAAAAACAGTCAGTGACGGTGGATATTCAGGTTAATGACGCTTACTGGAAAGAATATGCAGACACATACCTCAAAGAATTGTTCGAACAGTATTTACGACCACAGTTTTTAACTATTGCTGACATGGAAAAAATTACTCGTAGAAAACGAGCGTGGATAATGGAATACATCGTCGATGACCCATATGTTCGGAAAAACAAGTTAGCTAAAAAAGACACAGATGGTAAATGGCTTTTCGATGCCGAGAATATCCGCCCGTTTTTAAAACGATTATTTGATGATTTACCAGATTATTAG
- a CDS encoding helix-turn-helix domain-containing protein — protein sequence MTVFDRVKKLADKQGISINTLEERTGFSKNYLYSWKKKVPSGNNLKVIADYFGVTTDYLLGRTDNPNPIQERVPDDLDKMLDNAMTFGGKPLTEIDRAAIRAYIEGRQSSK from the coding sequence ATGACGGTATTTGATAGAGTAAAAAAACTAGCTGATAAACAAGGAATTTCTATAAATACTTTAGAAGAACGAACTGGATTCAGTAAAAATTACTTGTATTCTTGGAAGAAAAAAGTACCTAGTGGCAATAATCTAAAAGTTATCGCTGACTACTTCGGCGTAACAACTGACTACCTATTAGGACGCACAGACAACCCTAATCCGATACAGGAACGTGTGCCTGACGATTTAGACAAGATGCTCGACAACGCTATGACTTTTGGTGGTAAACCACTAACCGAGATAGATAGAGCGGCAATTCGCGCTTATATAGAAGGTAGACAAAGTTCGAAGTGA
- a CDS encoding ImmA/IrrE family metallo-endopeptidase has translation MQLLETVLNECGVGIAYVEMESDGCYIEEEHIIFVNCSLSQEDRRRTIYHEIKHVVDHKEFIELYKIFYFRTKMEYEADRFMIENLLYDFLSECHIDPYQINIFSFMDYYELDYNCESTIRNLILEMVRNEVAV, from the coding sequence ATGCAGTTATTAGAAACGGTACTTAATGAATGTGGCGTAGGTATTGCTTATGTTGAAATGGAATCAGATGGCTGCTATATCGAAGAAGAGCATATTATCTTCGTTAACTGCAGCCTCTCGCAAGAAGACAGAAGAAGAACAATTTATCATGAAATAAAGCATGTTGTAGATCACAAAGAATTTATTGAGCTCTACAAGATATTTTATTTCAGAACTAAAATGGAATATGAAGCTGATCGATTTATGATTGAGAATTTACTCTACGATTTTTTATCTGAATGTCATATCGATCCATATCAAATAAACATTTTTTCATTTATGGACTACTATGAACTAGATTACAATTGCGAATCTACTATCAGAAATCTTATTTTAGAAATGGTAAGAAACGAAGTTGCAGTTTAA
- a CDS encoding site-specific integrase produces the protein MASIKQQENGKWRFRIRYKDNGKFREVSKSGFRTKRDAQAAANELERQYNNGIQIGANNILMADYLEDWLEVYKKPNIKQSTYLRLERSIRLHILPTFGMMSLKEITRTDIVKWVNDLDTTKQQTRNTIRSNLNVLHDALETAVYELNYLEKNVAKKIKLPTAKEEQKLKFYSKNELAQMLEYLSSYKLGKYAHSIQYYVLFYLLASTGLRLGEALALEWSDIDGDKLSVNKSLSYDDHNNSIITPPKSKTSIRTIKIDDRLVHLLKKHKINKNECILRYRSYDSPINESMVFSNENGNYLRHSVVREFFYKTCERANVPVLSPHALRHSHAVHLLESGANIKYVSTRLGHSTISVTADIYMHITEKIEDDSLKLYQNYMNEKGALKEHS, from the coding sequence ATGGCTAGTATCAAGCAACAAGAAAACGGAAAGTGGCGTTTTCGTATTCGATATAAAGATAACGGAAAATTTAGAGAAGTTTCGAAAAGTGGGTTTAGAACAAAGAGGGATGCACAAGCTGCGGCAAATGAACTTGAAAGACAATATAATAACGGTATTCAGATTGGAGCTAATAACATATTGATGGCCGACTATTTGGAGGACTGGCTCGAAGTTTACAAAAAACCAAATATAAAACAATCAACTTATCTTAGGTTAGAACGTTCCATAAGACTTCATATATTACCTACGTTTGGAATGATGAGTTTAAAGGAAATAACCCGTACAGATATTGTTAAGTGGGTAAATGACCTAGACACAACAAAGCAACAAACAAGAAACACAATTCGATCAAATCTAAATGTGTTACACGATGCATTAGAGACTGCAGTCTATGAACTCAACTATCTTGAAAAAAATGTTGCCAAAAAAATAAAACTCCCAACCGCTAAAGAAGAACAGAAATTGAAATTCTATTCTAAAAATGAGCTTGCTCAAATGTTAGAATACTTATCCTCTTATAAATTAGGTAAATACGCTCATTCTATTCAATATTACGTCTTATTCTACCTGTTAGCGAGTACTGGTCTCCGATTAGGCGAAGCTTTGGCGTTAGAGTGGTCAGATATTGACGGAGATAAATTATCAGTAAACAAATCACTATCTTACGATGATCATAACAATTCCATAATTACGCCACCTAAATCAAAAACAAGTATTCGTACGATCAAAATTGATGATCGTCTTGTTCACCTGCTAAAGAAACATAAAATAAACAAGAATGAATGTATTTTGAGGTATCGATCATACGATAGCCCAATAAATGAATCTATGGTATTTTCAAACGAAAACGGCAACTATTTGCGCCATTCAGTTGTTAGAGAATTTTTCTATAAAACATGTGAACGTGCGAATGTCCCTGTACTTTCCCCTCATGCTTTGCGGCATAGCCATGCAGTTCATTTACTAGAATCCGGGGCAAACATAAAGTATGTCAGTACTCGACTTGGGCACAGCACTATAAGTGTGACTGCTGACATTTATATGCACATTACAGAAAAAATCGAAGATGATTCTTTAAAACTCTACCAAAACTATATGAACGAAAAAGGAGCACTCAAAGAGCACTCCTAA
- the sufB gene encoding Fe-S cluster assembly protein SufB produces the protein MGVPELEEYKFGFHDDVEPVFSTGEGLTEEVVREMSRIKEEPEWMLEFRLKSLEAFNKMPMQEWGPDLSDIDFNAIKYYQKPSDRPARDWDDVPEKIKETFERIGIPEAERAYLAGASAQYESEVVYHNMKDEFEKLGIVFTDTDSALKEYPELFKEYFSKLVPPTDNKLAALNSAVWSGGTFIYVPKGVKVDVPLQTYFRINAENTGQFERTLIIVDEGASIHYVEGCTAPTYSSNSLHAAIVEIFTRKDGYCRYTTIQNWSDNVYNLVTKRAKAYEGATVEWIDGNLGAKTTMKYPSVYLDGRGARGTMLSIAFAGANQIQDTGAKMIHNAPNTSSSIVSKSISKDGGEVNYRGQVTFAKDSAGSISHIECDTIIMDEWSKSDTIPFNEIHNSQVSLEHEAKVSKISEEQLYYLMSRGLTESEATEMIVMGFVEPFTKELPMEYAVELNRLISYEMEGSVG, from the coding sequence ATGGGCGTACCAGAATTAGAAGAATATAAATTTGGTTTCCATGACGACGTGGAACCCGTTTTTAGTACAGGAGAAGGCTTGACCGAAGAAGTCGTTAGGGAAATGTCACGAATCAAAGAAGAACCAGAATGGATGTTAGAGTTCCGTTTGAAATCCCTAGAAGCATTCAACAAAATGCCCATGCAAGAGTGGGGCCCAGACTTATCTGACATTGATTTCAATGCAATCAAATACTATCAAAAACCAAGTGACCGACCAGCCCGCGATTGGGATGACGTACCAGAAAAAATCAAAGAAACCTTTGAACGAATCGGTATCCCAGAAGCCGAACGTGCTTACTTAGCCGGCGCTTCTGCCCAATACGAATCAGAAGTCGTGTACCACAACATGAAAGACGAATTCGAAAAACTCGGCATCGTCTTTACCGATACAGATTCTGCACTAAAAGAGTATCCTGAACTATTCAAAGAATACTTTTCAAAACTTGTGCCACCAACAGACAACAAACTAGCCGCATTAAACTCAGCTGTTTGGTCAGGCGGTACCTTTATCTATGTACCAAAAGGCGTCAAAGTCGATGTCCCATTACAAACTTACTTCCGAATCAACGCCGAAAACACCGGCCAATTCGAACGTACGTTGATCATCGTTGACGAAGGCGCAAGCATCCACTATGTCGAAGGCTGTACTGCACCAACCTATTCAAGCAACAGCCTACATGCAGCCATCGTGGAAATCTTTACCCGTAAAGACGGCTACTGCCGCTATACAACGATCCAAAACTGGTCCGACAACGTCTATAACCTCGTAACCAAACGAGCAAAAGCCTACGAAGGCGCAACCGTTGAATGGATCGACGGCAACTTAGGAGCCAAAACAACCATGAAATACCCAAGTGTCTACTTAGACGGACGAGGCGCACGAGGCACCATGCTATCCATCGCATTTGCCGGAGCCAACCAAATCCAAGACACAGGCGCAAAAATGATCCACAACGCACCAAACACTTCAAGCTCAATCGTCTCAAAATCAATTTCAAAAGACGGCGGCGAAGTAAACTACCGAGGCCAAGTCACCTTTGCAAAAGACAGTGCCGGCTCGATCTCTCACATCGAATGCGATACCATCATCATGGACGAATGGTCCAAATCGGATACCATCCCATTCAACGAGATCCACAACAGCCAAGTCTCGTTGGAACACGAAGCAAAAGTCTCCAAAATCTCAGAAGAACAACTCTACTACCTCATGAGCCGCGGCTTGACTGAATCCGAAGCCACAGAAATGATCGTCATGGGCTTCGTCGAACCATTCACAAAAGAACTACCGATGGAATATGCGGTAGAGTTGAACCGGTTGATTAGTTATGAGATGGAAGGCAGCGTTGGTTAA
- the sufU gene encoding Fe-S cluster assembly sulfur transfer protein SufU, protein MALSKLDNLYRHVILDHSSHPHHRGKLTESTNTIEMNNPTCGDVIELHVEIKDGKINNIAFDGSGCSISTASASMMTDAVIGKTIAEAEQLTDDFLLLVQGKEVADLEPLGDAAMLSGVAKFPARIKCATLAWKALGKAMEEDGTATVHHEHKEKE, encoded by the coding sequence ATGGCGCTATCTAAATTAGACAATCTTTACCGTCACGTGATTTTAGATCATTCATCCCATCCACATCATCGTGGCAAATTGACGGAGTCTACGAACACGATCGAAATGAATAATCCCACCTGTGGAGATGTCATTGAATTACATGTCGAAATCAAAGACGGCAAAATCAACAATATCGCCTTTGACGGTAGTGGTTGTTCCATCAGTACAGCCAGTGCTTCGATGATGACAGACGCTGTCATTGGCAAAACAATTGCAGAAGCAGAGCAATTGACGGACGACTTTTTACTACTCGTCCAAGGAAAAGAAGTCGCAGACCTTGAACCACTAGGGGACGCCGCCATGTTAAGTGGCGTCGCAAAATTCCCCGCTCGCATCAAATGCGCGACACTTGCCTGGAAAGCACTAGGCAAAGCAATGGAAGAAGACGGTACTGCAACCGTCCATCATGAGCACAAGGAAAAGGAGTGA
- a CDS encoding cysteine desulfurase yields the protein MISPEQIRQDFPILFQEVNDEPLVYLDNAATTQKPKQVLATMTHYYSANNANVHRGVHTLAERATHDYEAAREKVRRFLNAQETAEIIFTRGTTTSLNWVAQSYGDTFVKAGDEIVISYMEHHSNIIPWQQLAKRTGAILKYMELTEEGFLDLEHAASIITEKTKIVSVAHASNVLGVINPIQELATIVHEKGGILVVDGAQSAPHIKIDVQSLDCDFFAFSGHKMCATTGTGVLYGKRKWLEQMEPVEFGGEMIDFVGLQDSTWKELPWKFEAGTPNIAGVIALGAAIDYLESIGLAGIHQYEAELVGYVLPKLQAIEGLTIYGPKDPAHRTGVISFNLENLHPHDVATALDMEGVAVRAGHHCAQPLLKYLGVAATARASFYLYNTKADADRLVQAILATKEFFQHGAI from the coding sequence ATGATTTCTCCAGAACAAATCCGTCAAGATTTCCCAATTTTATTTCAGGAAGTCAATGACGAACCCTTGGTGTATTTAGACAATGCAGCGACTACGCAAAAACCAAAACAAGTGTTAGCGACCATGACTCATTATTACTCCGCCAACAATGCCAACGTCCATCGTGGCGTGCATACGTTAGCCGAGCGAGCAACCCATGATTATGAAGCTGCCAGAGAAAAAGTTCGCCGTTTTTTGAATGCCCAAGAGACTGCCGAGATCATTTTCACACGTGGAACGACCACCAGTTTGAACTGGGTAGCGCAAAGCTACGGTGACACCTTTGTCAAAGCCGGTGATGAGATCGTGATCTCTTATATGGAGCATCATTCCAACATCATCCCTTGGCAACAACTGGCAAAACGAACTGGCGCCATTTTGAAATACATGGAATTGACCGAAGAAGGATTTCTTGACCTTGAACATGCTGCATCGATCATCACAGAAAAAACAAAGATCGTATCTGTCGCCCATGCATCCAATGTATTAGGTGTCATCAATCCGATCCAAGAGTTGGCAACGATCGTTCATGAAAAAGGCGGGATTTTGGTTGTCGATGGTGCGCAATCTGCCCCACATATCAAAATCGACGTCCAATCTTTAGACTGTGATTTCTTTGCCTTTAGCGGACATAAGATGTGCGCAACGACCGGAACAGGTGTATTATATGGAAAACGGAAATGGTTGGAACAAATGGAACCCGTTGAATTCGGTGGAGAAATGATCGACTTTGTGGGCCTACAAGACAGCACATGGAAAGAACTTCCATGGAAATTTGAAGCAGGTACACCAAACATTGCCGGTGTGATCGCACTCGGCGCAGCCATCGATTATCTTGAATCCATTGGTTTAGCAGGCATCCATCAATATGAAGCCGAACTAGTTGGGTATGTCTTACCAAAACTACAAGCAATCGAAGGCTTGACGATCTACGGACCCAAAGACCCAGCGCATCGTACAGGCGTGATTTCCTTTAATTTAGAAAATCTACATCCCCATGATGTAGCGACAGCCCTTGATATGGAAGGCGTCGCTGTTCGTGCCGGTCATCATTGCGCCCAACCATTATTGAAGTATCTAGGCGTTGCTGCGACAGCTCGTGCTAGCTTTTACCTTTATAACACAAAAGCAGATGCCGATCGTTTAGTCCAAGCAATCCTTGCAACAAAGGAGTTTTTCCAACATGGCGCTATCTAA